The Rhodopseudomonas palustris genome window below encodes:
- a CDS encoding negative regulator of septation ring formation, which produces MANNPKKIKDPTEVALSAIQEALNISDAPAATDDPITARSENSPAILPPPAFNDGAPEPRIAADRPSFEQPDDRQFAQRPANDDRETIGQLLQALQKGRPARNVYTLASIFAGVWIFGGIVLTVSFLPSLQAMVGQGAGGTMALVGLIALFLAPVMLFYFLASLTWRGQELRMIAQSMAQVAMRFSEPEIAASDSVVTVGQAIRREVAAMGDGVERAIARAGELETLVANEVSALERAYSDNEVRIRALLQDIAHQRDNLVGQAEQVRSAISGVQIDLRHDIALISDAIASRVDEVAKSITSALEERGAHITGALSNAGDNMILALGERGGDLLDRLEEASAETTRAVLDASERLTASLNFKTGHVHDEFVELADRVHEMLNERLDRITGEFEQRSSSIVDGISERTEQVHDSLKNSSDSLLLELELRSGDLVSKIDDAGNRLADQILTSGDKASEALDVTVNTLVAKVVSQTENAHDALSMQMSAFDDLVKQQGSELAEKFARDSGTLGALITRHISEFDRTVKTYGGDIVERMGQRTQDISTTLKDYVDNFDQRVTARGGEISATLDQRLSHFENVFDTRVGSLDGSLDSKIKSLDETVSEHLRSLDDGFAARTQTVTESIDTRIVQLSDTLTAGSTLTIEAIDSRIAELATTMSTGTTKAVDMIDLRVAQLSDTMTTGTSQAVDLIDTRIDRLSGTLTAGAVQAIEAIDARLSHLTNSLTDGTAQAIHAIDQRIGNVTETIDSRSAGLAATVSARFQDIHEGLEGRVGTVLTDIDLRVSQFEDLLGSRVDAVAGRFENTGREASDLLMARAEELSLGIKSHVADAERSLTSLVISTSDTIQTGTRSAKEAMLSVSTEVGAQLQLTSSEIERALTAVGANAASSVVASATEAQSKLIAASSDTLAQIRSLSADIERTLAVAGTSTAASVLAGAREAQTTLVATSTDVTNEIKTLSAEIQRTLTDVGGTASTSVLNSAREAQATLVSSSSDVANQIRSLSADIERTLTGAGDATSASVLAGAREAQSTLVSASTEVTGQIRSLSSDIERTLYAAGNATAESVLGGARAAQTTLVAASEEAAERVKSLSADVQRTLSEAGSSTASAIVAGAREAQNTLVAASSEASNQVISLASDVERKLTAAGSATVETILSGAREAQHALIATSTETSNQVKALTGDVERTLTTAGSATAGAILASARDVQSTLANASTAASDQARSLAAEVERSLITAGKTSAESIVSGAREAQTSLMTASEEAANHVKSLTIDVERTLTTVSAAAASTILGSAREVQSTLTNGSAEAASQIKAISADIERTLAGVTLNTTDNIQVSAAAAQSTLVAVSNEVSSKIKSTSAEIERSVFAASGSFGSTITAKTDEIVSYVQQQADRLSQIIDGKRGVLVEALSGKTNQLTVDIDRVTTDALTAIETRGKAFSNSILTNGNDVARSITGAGDLATGAINKSLKDLELASRSAIDQSRQVSVAAVTEMQETSKILRSDTVALFERLREGNILLQEVLTGAHENLNSLERALVTRVADFVVTMNDVNARSGAATQGLEDQLTGFHGKTAKALADLSALSEQFDAHGRALAEAAELVQQSNRSASTSVIERKESLESLVTTIDLRTADLDQRLTRFTGLLDESLAAAEERARDIARIVAETAGAGSASITQQFEAVRSAAEQERRLTTEAMHQVYQQGTQEADALFKQSADRFSAIVQGIKQMASEMHVELEATREELRRGVLEIPQEAAESTAQMRKVIVDQIEALAELNRIVARHGRGMDVVGTTRASAVREEEPMLASAGGGRSEAAISRPVEPVSRPAPRRETSASTLPPPDLGMPGPAPAPRRTEAPPVAPTGSDQGRDGWLSDLLNRADTGAEREAPRTRTAQQAMSGNPLESLSLDIGRLMDRNLVLEMWDRYQRGEPKAFTKRLYTPAGQKAFDEVARKYRSDRAFKQTVDRYITEFERLLDEVARDDRGPQALRTHLSSETGLVYTLLAHAAGRLG; this is translated from the coding sequence ATGGCGAATAATCCCAAGAAGATCAAAGATCCGACCGAAGTGGCGCTGTCCGCGATTCAGGAGGCCCTGAACATCAGCGATGCGCCTGCCGCGACCGACGATCCGATCACGGCGCGGAGCGAGAACTCGCCGGCGATCTTGCCCCCGCCCGCTTTCAACGACGGCGCGCCGGAGCCGCGGATCGCAGCCGACCGTCCCAGTTTCGAACAGCCCGACGACCGGCAGTTCGCCCAGCGCCCGGCCAACGACGACCGTGAAACCATCGGCCAGTTGCTCCAGGCCCTGCAGAAGGGCCGTCCGGCCCGCAACGTCTACACCCTCGCCTCGATCTTCGCCGGGGTCTGGATTTTCGGCGGCATCGTGCTCACCGTCAGCTTCCTGCCCTCGCTGCAGGCGATGGTCGGCCAGGGCGCCGGCGGCACGATGGCGCTGGTCGGCCTGATCGCGCTGTTCCTCGCCCCCGTGATGCTGTTCTATTTCCTCGCGAGCCTGACCTGGCGCGGCCAGGAACTGCGGATGATCGCGCAGTCGATGGCGCAGGTCGCGATGCGGTTTTCCGAGCCCGAGATCGCGGCGAGCGATTCCGTCGTCACCGTCGGTCAGGCGATCCGCCGCGAGGTCGCGGCGATGGGCGACGGCGTCGAGCGTGCGATCGCGCGCGCTGGCGAACTCGAGACTCTGGTCGCCAACGAAGTCTCCGCGCTCGAACGCGCCTACTCCGACAATGAAGTCCGCATCCGCGCCCTGCTGCAAGACATCGCGCATCAGCGCGACAATCTGGTCGGCCAGGCCGAGCAGGTGCGCAGCGCCATCTCCGGCGTGCAGATCGATCTGCGCCACGACATCGCGCTGATCTCCGACGCGATCGCCTCGCGGGTCGACGAAGTGGCGAAGAGCATCACCAGCGCGCTCGAGGAGCGCGGCGCCCACATCACCGGCGCGCTGAGCAATGCCGGCGACAACATGATCCTCGCCCTCGGCGAGCGCGGCGGCGACCTGCTCGATCGCCTCGAGGAAGCCAGCGCCGAGACCACCCGCGCGGTGCTCGACGCCAGCGAGCGGCTGACCGCCAGCCTGAATTTCAAGACCGGGCACGTCCACGACGAATTCGTCGAACTCGCCGACCGCGTCCACGAGATGCTCAACGAGCGCCTCGACCGCATCACCGGCGAATTCGAACAGCGTTCGTCCAGCATCGTCGACGGCATCTCCGAGCGCACCGAGCAGGTCCACGACTCGCTGAAGAACTCCTCGGACTCGCTGCTGCTCGAGCTCGAGCTGCGCAGCGGCGATCTGGTCAGCAAGATCGACGACGCCGGCAACCGCCTCGCCGACCAGATCCTCACCAGCGGCGACAAGGCCAGCGAAGCGCTCGACGTCACCGTCAACACCCTGGTCGCGAAGGTGGTCAGCCAGACCGAGAACGCCCACGACGCCCTCAGCATGCAGATGAGCGCGTTCGACGATCTGGTGAAGCAGCAGGGCTCCGAGCTCGCCGAGAAATTCGCGCGCGACAGCGGCACGCTCGGCGCGCTGATCACCCGCCACATCTCCGAATTCGACCGCACCGTGAAGACCTATGGCGGCGACATCGTCGAGCGCATGGGCCAGCGCACCCAGGATATTTCCACCACGCTGAAGGACTACGTCGACAATTTCGATCAGCGCGTCACCGCGCGCGGCGGCGAGATCAGCGCCACGCTCGATCAGCGCCTGTCGCATTTCGAGAACGTGTTCGACACCCGCGTCGGCAGCCTCGACGGCTCGCTCGACAGCAAGATCAAGTCGCTCGACGAAACCGTCAGCGAACATCTGCGATCGCTCGACGACGGCTTCGCGGCGCGCACCCAGACGGTGACCGAGAGCATCGATACGCGCATCGTGCAGCTCTCCGACACCCTGACCGCCGGCTCGACCCTGACGATCGAGGCCATCGACAGCCGGATCGCGGAGCTCGCGACCACGATGTCGACCGGCACCACGAAGGCGGTCGATATGATCGACCTGCGCGTGGCGCAGCTCTCCGACACTATGACCACCGGCACCAGCCAGGCCGTCGATCTGATCGATACCCGGATCGACCGGCTCTCCGGCACGCTGACGGCGGGCGCGGTGCAGGCGATCGAGGCGATCGACGCCCGCCTGTCGCATCTCACCAACTCGCTCACCGACGGCACCGCGCAGGCGATCCACGCCATCGATCAGCGCATCGGCAACGTCACCGAGACGATCGACAGCCGCAGCGCCGGTCTGGCGGCGACCGTCAGCGCCCGCTTCCAGGACATCCACGAAGGTCTCGAAGGCCGCGTCGGCACCGTGCTGACCGACATCGACCTGCGCGTCTCGCAGTTCGAAGATCTGCTCGGCTCGCGCGTCGACGCCGTGGCCGGCCGCTTCGAGAACACCGGCCGCGAGGCCAGCGATCTGCTGATGGCGCGCGCCGAGGAACTCTCGCTCGGTATCAAGTCGCACGTCGCCGACGCGGAGCGCTCGCTCACCAGCCTCGTCATCAGCACCAGCGACACCATCCAGACCGGCACCCGCTCGGCCAAGGAAGCGATGCTGTCGGTGTCGACCGAAGTCGGCGCGCAACTGCAGCTCACCTCGTCCGAGATCGAACGCGCGCTCACCGCCGTCGGCGCCAATGCCGCGAGCTCGGTGGTGGCGAGCGCGACCGAAGCGCAATCGAAGCTGATCGCGGCGTCGAGCGATACGCTCGCGCAGATCAGGTCGCTGTCGGCCGATATCGAGCGCACACTCGCTGTCGCGGGCACCTCCACCGCGGCGTCGGTGCTGGCCGGCGCGCGCGAGGCGCAGACCACGCTGGTCGCGACCTCGACCGACGTCACCAACGAGATCAAGACGCTGTCGGCCGAGATTCAGCGCACGCTGACCGATGTCGGCGGCACGGCCTCGACCTCGGTGCTGAACAGCGCCCGCGAGGCGCAGGCTACGCTGGTGTCGTCGTCCTCGGACGTCGCCAATCAGATCCGCTCGCTGTCGGCCGATATCGAGCGCACCCTGACCGGCGCCGGCGACGCCACCTCGGCCTCGGTGCTGGCCGGCGCCCGCGAAGCGCAGTCGACGCTGGTCTCGGCCTCGACCGAGGTCACCGGCCAGATCAGGTCGCTGTCGTCGGATATCGAACGCACGCTGTATGCGGCCGGCAACGCGACCGCGGAATCGGTCCTGGGCGGCGCCCGCGCGGCCCAGACCACGCTGGTGGCAGCCTCCGAGGAAGCCGCGGAGCGCGTCAAGTCGCTGAGCGCGGACGTGCAGCGCACGCTGTCCGAAGCCGGATCCTCGACCGCCAGCGCGATCGTCGCCGGTGCGCGCGAAGCCCAGAACACGCTGGTCGCCGCCTCCTCCGAGGCCTCGAACCAGGTGATCTCGCTCGCCAGCGATGTCGAACGCAAGCTGACGGCGGCAGGCAGCGCCACCGTGGAGACCATCCTGTCCGGCGCTCGCGAAGCCCAGCACGCGCTGATCGCGACCTCCACCGAGACCTCGAACCAGGTCAAGGCGCTGACCGGCGACGTCGAGCGCACACTGACCACGGCAGGCAGCGCCACCGCCGGCGCCATCCTCGCCAGCGCCCGGGACGTCCAGAGCACGCTCGCCAACGCTTCGACCGCGGCCTCCGATCAGGCCCGATCGCTCGCCGCCGAGGTCGAACGCAGCCTGATCACCGCCGGAAAGACCTCCGCCGAATCGATCGTCAGCGGCGCCCGCGAGGCGCAGACCTCGCTGATGACCGCCTCGGAAGAGGCCGCCAACCACGTCAAGTCGCTGACGATCGACGTCGAGCGCACCCTGACCACGGTCAGCGCCGCCGCGGCGTCGACCATTCTCGGCAGCGCCCGCGAGGTGCAGTCGACCCTCACCAACGGCTCGGCGGAAGCGGCGAGCCAGATCAAGGCGATCTCCGCCGACATCGAGCGGACGCTCGCCGGCGTCACCCTCAACACCACCGACAACATCCAGGTCAGCGCGGCGGCGGCGCAGAGCACGCTGGTCGCGGTGTCGAACGAGGTCAGTTCCAAGATCAAGTCGACCTCCGCGGAAATCGAGCGGTCGGTGTTCGCCGCCAGCGGCAGCTTCGGCTCGACGATCACCGCCAAGACCGACGAAATCGTCAGCTACGTGCAGCAGCAGGCCGACCGCCTGTCGCAGATCATCGACGGCAAGCGCGGCGTGCTGGTCGAGGCCCTCTCCGGCAAGACCAATCAGCTCACCGTCGATATCGACCGCGTCACCACCGACGCGCTGACCGCGATCGAGACCCGCGGCAAGGCGTTCTCCAACTCGATCCTCACCAACGGCAACGACGTCGCGCGTTCGATCACCGGCGCCGGCGATCTCGCGACCGGCGCGATCAACAAGTCGCTCAAGGATCTCGAGCTGGCGTCGCGTTCCGCGATCGATCAGTCGCGCCAGGTTTCGGTCGCGGCCGTCACCGAGATGCAGGAGACCAGCAAGATCCTGCGCTCCGACACGGTCGCTCTGTTCGAGCGGCTGCGCGAAGGCAACATCCTGCTGCAGGAAGTGCTCACCGGCGCCCACGAGAACCTCAACTCGCTGGAGCGCGCGCTGGTCACCCGGGTCGCGGACTTCGTCGTCACCATGAACGACGTCAACGCCCGCAGCGGCGCCGCCACGCAGGGTCTGGAAGACCAGCTCACCGGCTTCCACGGCAAGACCGCGAAGGCGCTCGCCGACCTCAGTGCGCTGTCGGAGCAGTTCGATGCTCACGGCCGGGCGCTGGCCGAAGCCGCCGAGCTGGTGCAGCAGAGCAACCGCAGCGCTTCGACGTCGGTGATCGAGCGCAAGGAATCGCTCGAATCGCTGGTCACTACGATCGATCTGCGCACGGCCGATCTCGACCAGCGGCTCACCCGCTTCACCGGCCTGCTCGATGAATCGCTGGCCGCCGCCGAGGAACGGGCGCGCGACATCGCGCGGATCGTCGCGGAAACCGCGGGCGCCGGCTCCGCCAGCATCACCCAGCAGTTCGAGGCGGTTCGCTCCGCAGCCGAACAGGAGCGCCGCCTCACCACCGAGGCGATGCACCAGGTCTATCAGCAGGGCACCCAGGAAGCCGATGCGCTGTTCAAGCAGTCGGCCGACCGCTTCTCGGCGATCGTCCAGGGCATCAAGCAGATGGCCTCGGAGATGCACGTCGAACTCGAAGCCACCCGCGAGGAGCTGCGCCGCGGCGTGCTCGAAATCCCGCAGGAGGCGGCCGAGAGCACCGCGCAGATGCGCAAGGTGATCGTCGACCAGATCGAGGCGCTGGCCGAACTCAACCGCATCGTGGCGCGTCACGGCCGCGGCATGGACGTGGTCGGCACGACGCGCGCCAGTGCCGTCCGTGAGGAAGAGCCGATGCTGGCCTCCGCCGGCGGCGGACGCAGCGAGGCCGCCATCTCCCGGCCGGTCGAGCCGGTGTCACGGCCGGCGCCGCGCCGCGAGACCAGCGCGTCGACCCTGCCGCCGCCGGACCTCGGCATGCCCGGCCCGGCGCCCGCTCCGCGCCGCACCGAGGCCCCGCCGGTCGCTCCGACCGGCTCCGATCAGGGCCGCGACGGCTGGCTGTCGGATCTCCTGAACCGCGCCGACACCGGTGCCGAACGCGAGGCCCCGCGGACCCGAACGGCGCAGCAGGCGATGAGCGGGAATCCGCTGGAATCGCTGTCGCTCGACATCGGCCGGCTGATGGACCGCAATCTGGTGCTGGAGATGTGGGACCGCTATCAGCGCGGCGAGCCCAAGGCGTTCACCAAGCGGCTGTACACGCCCGCCGGCCAGAAGGCGTTCGACGAGGTCGCCCGCAAATATCGCAGCGACCGCGCCTTCAAGCAGACGGTGGACCGCTACATCACCGAGTTCGAGCGCCTGCTCGACGAGGTCGCCCGCGACGATCGCGGACCGCAGGCGCTGCGCACGCATCTGAGCTCGGAAACGGGCCTGGTGTACACGCTGCTGGCGCATGCGGCGGGGCGGTTGGGGTAA